One Fuerstiella marisgermanici DNA window includes the following coding sequences:
- a CDS encoding DUF1295 domain-containing protein — protein sequence MTEILLWNAAVVATLMTGTWLVSLVLHNVSIVDIIWGLGFVAIAWTTWMIAHSDNRSLLLPTLTTVWGLRLSGHLAWRNHGQPEDFRYRSMRERHGKRFWWVSAITVFLLQGIVMWVVSLPIQASQCGSFQHQALVLFGCAVWLVGLIFESVGDLQLARFRANPENSNAVMDQGLWRFTRHPNYFGDFCVWWGIFLISYGCGAAIATVASPVLMSILLMKFSGVALLEKTLVSRREGYADYVQRTSAFFPMPVRNRNFAENQ from the coding sequence ATGACTGAAATCCTGCTCTGGAACGCGGCTGTTGTGGCAACGCTGATGACAGGAACCTGGTTAGTCAGTTTAGTCCTCCACAACGTCAGTATCGTCGACATTATTTGGGGCCTGGGTTTTGTCGCGATTGCGTGGACAACCTGGATGATCGCTCATTCTGACAACAGGTCGCTGCTGCTCCCAACTTTGACCACCGTTTGGGGACTGCGGTTAAGCGGGCATCTGGCGTGGAGAAACCACGGGCAGCCGGAAGATTTTCGTTACCGATCGATGCGCGAACGCCACGGTAAGCGTTTTTGGTGGGTCAGTGCCATCACCGTGTTCCTTCTTCAGGGAATCGTCATGTGGGTCGTCTCGCTGCCGATTCAGGCATCTCAATGCGGCTCCTTCCAGCATCAGGCACTCGTGCTCTTTGGCTGTGCGGTCTGGTTAGTGGGCTTGATCTTCGAGTCCGTCGGAGACTTGCAACTGGCGAGATTTCGGGCAAATCCTGAAAATTCCAACGCTGTAATGGACCAGGGGCTATGGCGGTTCACACGTCACCCCAACTATTTCGGCGATTTTTGTGTGTGGTGGGGAATCTTTCTGATCAGCTACGGCTGCGGTGCGGCCATTGCCACAGTGGCCAGTCCGGTGTTGATGTCTATACTCCTGATGAAGTTTTCTGGAGTCGCATTGCTAGAGAAAACGCTGGTCAGCCGCCGTGAAGGCTATGCTGACTACGTTCAACGGACGAGCGCGTTTTTCCCGATGCCAGTGCGAAATCGGAATTTCGCGGAGAATCAGTGA
- a CDS encoding sigma-70 family RNA polymerase sigma factor: MIQTDMIDSPVFYIEHEDFSSADEDSLLYCESVDSIYSDRIASEELAIDGGGDYELLNDLPLLSPTGETFLFRKMNYLKCRAEKVRLKLVSGESTADEEEFANLLADAEAVRNHIAECNLRLVISISRKFSTSSCDFDDLMSEGNEILLKAIDKFDFSRGFRFSTYATHSVQRHFYRYTQRRHKRNSTEVRSTVELLNEVAESEADAAIKQWVQEEQRMTALIARMAERLDERERAVVTGRFGLGHGGSVKTLRELAGDLNLSKERVRQLQMAAVDKLRDFFDELHSEFAAVS; encoded by the coding sequence ATGATTCAGACAGACATGATCGATTCGCCCGTCTTCTACATCGAGCACGAAGATTTTTCGTCGGCCGACGAAGATTCATTGTTGTACTGCGAGTCCGTAGACAGCATCTACAGCGACCGTATAGCCTCTGAGGAACTTGCAATTGACGGTGGTGGTGATTACGAGCTGCTGAACGATCTGCCGCTGCTGTCACCGACCGGTGAAACATTTCTGTTCCGGAAGATGAACTACTTAAAGTGCCGGGCTGAAAAGGTCAGGCTAAAACTGGTGTCGGGCGAATCCACGGCGGATGAAGAGGAATTTGCAAATTTACTTGCGGATGCCGAAGCTGTTCGAAATCACATCGCAGAGTGCAACCTGCGGCTGGTGATCTCAATCTCGCGGAAATTCTCAACGTCATCCTGTGATTTCGATGACCTGATGAGCGAAGGAAACGAAATTCTGCTCAAGGCGATTGACAAGTTTGATTTTTCGCGAGGATTCCGCTTCAGCACTTACGCCACTCATTCTGTTCAGAGGCACTTCTACCGGTACACTCAGCGTCGCCATAAGCGGAATTCGACTGAAGTTAGATCGACTGTTGAGTTGCTTAACGAAGTTGCTGAGTCTGAAGCAGATGCGGCTATCAAACAATGGGTGCAGGAAGAACAGCGCATGACAGCGCTCATCGCTCGCATGGCCGAACGGCTTGACGAACGAGAGCGAGCAGTCGTCACTGGGAGGTTCGGTCTGGGGCATGGCGGCAGTGTCAAAACGCTGCGGGAATTGGCGGGCGACCTTAATCTTTCCAAAGAACGCGTCCGGCAGCTTCAGATGGCGGCCGTGGATAAGTTACGTGACTTCTTTGACGAGCTGCACTCTGAATTTGCAGCGGTGTCGTAG
- a CDS encoding SelL-related redox protein: protein MNAPKVTHDIVPPTTNAQPWMRTALLLAAGYNIVWGAIAIVAPLAIFRITGAKPLPAYPELWQCIGMIVGVYGVGYAIAARAPFIHWPIVLVGLLGKILGPVGFLLSMSSGRLPAKLGWTILTNDLIWWIPFTLILWHAARFHQSRREEITVRTPTRKIDPLGRMVSQRGATLIELSRRKPVLVVFLRHSGCTFCREAVSDISAVRQQIEGAGTQIAFVHMGQQEPVELMERYRLTDVHSFRDPTCSLYDTFGLKLGSFNELLGPRVWWRGTLAWMSGHTSGGFDGNVFRMPGVFLMHNGEVVRGFRHRSAAERPDYVRLSTLPDAAEPPRCETSDGVTVSIP from the coding sequence ATGAATGCTCCGAAAGTCACACACGACATCGTCCCGCCGACCACCAACGCACAGCCATGGATGCGGACTGCGCTACTGCTGGCGGCGGGTTATAATATCGTGTGGGGGGCGATCGCAATTGTCGCACCATTGGCCATCTTTCGGATCACTGGTGCCAAACCGCTGCCCGCCTACCCAGAACTCTGGCAGTGCATTGGGATGATTGTTGGCGTTTATGGCGTCGGTTACGCGATCGCGGCACGAGCGCCTTTTATTCACTGGCCGATTGTTCTTGTAGGTCTGCTGGGAAAGATTTTGGGGCCGGTTGGTTTTCTGCTGTCGATGAGTTCCGGGAGGTTGCCGGCAAAGCTTGGGTGGACAATTCTGACCAATGACCTGATTTGGTGGATCCCGTTTACACTGATCCTTTGGCATGCAGCCCGATTTCATCAAAGTCGGCGAGAAGAAATTACCGTTCGGACACCGACTCGTAAAATTGACCCGTTGGGACGCATGGTCAGTCAGCGCGGAGCGACTCTCATCGAGCTTTCGCGGCGGAAGCCTGTCCTCGTCGTGTTTCTCAGGCATTCCGGATGCACGTTTTGTCGAGAAGCCGTGTCTGACATTTCGGCGGTCCGTCAGCAAATTGAGGGCGCCGGTACTCAAATCGCATTCGTCCACATGGGCCAGCAGGAACCTGTGGAGTTGATGGAGCGGTACCGTCTGACCGATGTTCATTCTTTCCGAGACCCGACTTGTAGCCTATACGATACGTTTGGTTTGAAGCTCGGCTCCTTCAACGAGTTGCTGGGGCCGCGTGTCTGGTGGCGAGGTACGCTGGCTTGGATGTCAGGACACACCTCCGGCGGATTCGATGGAAACGTATTCAGGATGCCAGGCGTGTTTCTGATGCACAACGGAGAGGTTGTACGAGGTTTCCGCCACCGGTCGGCGGCCGAGCGTCCCGACTACGTGAGGCTGTCGACTCTTCCGGACGCGGCAGAGCCTCCGCGTTGTGAAACGTCTGATGGTGTCACGGTTTCGATCCCGTAG
- a CDS encoding IS3 family transposase, translated as MQEKFDVSERHACRTVGQHRSVHRREPVVRDDEAALVKRMLELVREHPRFGYRRICRLLRREEFVVNRKRVYRLWRREGLKVRRRTKKRRGTGGSKNACHVHRSRGKNDVWAWDFVFDYTTNGTQLKWLTVVDEFTRECVALKVSRSIKADDVIDTLCELIAARGVPNHIRSDNGPEFIAKAIGKWLKQTGVSALYVEPGSPWQNGYSESFNSKLRDEFLNVEEFESVRDAVQMTKEFQRQYNEVRPHSALDYQTPNEFAAMQPSVRARQTGAAPTTFAITST; from the coding sequence GTGCAGGAGAAGTTCGACGTTTCGGAACGTCACGCGTGCCGAACGGTTGGTCAGCATCGTTCGGTTCATCGTCGTGAACCCGTTGTTCGCGATGATGAGGCGGCGTTGGTGAAGCGAATGCTGGAGCTGGTTCGTGAGCATCCGCGATTTGGTTATCGGCGTATCTGTCGTCTTCTTCGTCGCGAAGAATTCGTGGTGAATAGGAAGCGAGTGTATCGTCTTTGGCGTCGCGAAGGGTTGAAAGTTCGTCGACGAACGAAGAAGCGGCGTGGCACTGGCGGCAGCAAAAACGCTTGTCATGTTCACCGATCGCGGGGAAAGAACGACGTATGGGCGTGGGATTTTGTGTTTGACTACACAACGAATGGAACTCAGTTGAAGTGGCTGACCGTTGTTGACGAATTCACTCGGGAGTGCGTTGCGTTGAAAGTTTCTCGCAGTATCAAAGCCGACGACGTGATCGACACGCTGTGTGAATTGATCGCTGCTCGCGGTGTGCCCAATCACATTCGCAGCGACAACGGCCCAGAGTTTATCGCGAAGGCGATTGGCAAGTGGCTGAAACAAACAGGCGTCTCGGCGCTGTACGTCGAGCCGGGATCGCCGTGGCAGAACGGGTATTCCGAGAGTTTCAATTCGAAGCTTCGCGATGAATTTCTGAACGTGGAAGAGTTTGAAAGTGTTCGCGATGCCGTACAGATGACGAAGGAATTTCAACGTCAGTACAACGAAGTTCGTCCGCACAGCGCGTTGGACTACCAGACACCGAATGAGTTCGCGGCGATGCAGCCTTCGGTTCGAGCTCGACAGACGGGAGCCGCCCCGACCACCTTCGCCATCACCTCGACCTGA
- a CDS encoding transposase: MSKKRERHTPEQIVRKLRDADAMLTSGKSLGEVVQSLAVSEATYHRWRQQYGGMKAEEAKRLKELEVENARLKKLLAEAELDKAMLKEIAEGNF; this comes from the coding sequence ATGTCGAAGAAACGTGAACGTCACACTCCGGAGCAGATTGTTCGGAAGCTTCGTGATGCGGATGCGATGCTGACGAGCGGCAAGTCGCTCGGTGAGGTTGTTCAATCGCTGGCTGTCAGTGAAGCGACGTATCATCGCTGGCGTCAGCAGTACGGCGGGATGAAGGCCGAGGAAGCAAAGCGTCTGAAGGAACTGGAAGTTGAGAACGCTCGGCTTAAGAAGCTGCTTGCGGAAGCGGAACTCGACAAGGCAATGCTGAAGGAGATCGCGGAGGGAAACTTCTGA
- a CDS encoding CBS domain-containing protein: protein MKKNESVTKIMSANPVSIGQNEPVSAARKLLDEKGIHHLPITDGDQLVGILTSNDFLRVSFGEFGNQDARSLDAILDHTYKLADLMNADPVSIGSHDTVRDAATILANHNFHSVPVVDGARLVGIVTSSDLIQYLLDQY from the coding sequence ATGAAGAAAAACGAATCGGTCACCAAGATCATGTCGGCCAACCCCGTATCAATCGGCCAAAATGAGCCGGTGTCGGCCGCGCGGAAGCTGCTGGACGAAAAGGGCATTCATCACTTGCCGATTACGGATGGTGATCAGCTGGTGGGAATCCTGACGTCTAACGATTTTCTTCGAGTTTCATTTGGCGAATTCGGCAATCAGGACGCTCGAAGTTTAGACGCCATTCTCGATCACACGTACAAACTGGCTGATCTGATGAACGCCGATCCCGTGTCGATTGGCAGCCATGATACGGTCCGCGACGCGGCCACAATTCTGGCCAACCACAACTTCCACTCGGTGCCCGTCGTTGACGGTGCCAGGCTGGTCGGAATCGTGACGTCTTCGGACCTCATCCAGTATTTGCTGGACCAGTATTAG
- a CDS encoding GNAT family N-acetyltransferase — MSQFLIRALVEEDIAGADRLRQQAGWNQRPSDWLRLLRYQPNGCFVAESGGDIVGTVTTTSYERELGWIGMMLVDLSFQRRGIATALMTEALKFLDGTGIRCIKLDATPVGQHVYQRLGFETEWTFHRWTRTARRVAKPRAVNGSPIAFESGDLDRAAFGVCRQRYLDLLRPEARLVADNDGFGMLRSGQNADYLGPVTAESPEAASRIVSKLLPQTENEVYWDIPGPNVAAAKLARSLGFEPARDLTRMWTGSKLLQPDISLQYALADPGTG, encoded by the coding sequence ATGTCGCAGTTTCTAATTCGAGCCCTTGTGGAAGAGGACATCGCTGGAGCCGATCGATTGCGGCAGCAGGCGGGCTGGAATCAACGGCCGTCAGACTGGTTGCGGCTGCTTCGTTATCAACCCAACGGCTGTTTCGTCGCAGAATCGGGCGGCGACATTGTCGGCACGGTCACCACAACCAGCTATGAACGGGAACTTGGTTGGATCGGCATGATGCTGGTCGATCTGAGTTTCCAACGCCGGGGCATCGCAACAGCGCTGATGACTGAAGCTTTGAAATTCCTGGACGGTACGGGCATTCGCTGCATTAAACTTGATGCCACACCAGTGGGACAGCACGTTTACCAGCGACTCGGTTTCGAGACGGAATGGACGTTTCATCGATGGACACGAACCGCACGCCGGGTGGCGAAGCCGCGGGCCGTGAATGGTTCGCCGATTGCATTCGAATCCGGTGATTTGGATCGAGCGGCCTTTGGGGTCTGTCGGCAACGTTACCTGGACCTGCTTCGACCTGAAGCAAGGCTGGTCGCTGACAACGACGGCTTCGGAATGCTTCGTTCCGGGCAGAACGCCGATTATCTGGGTCCAGTCACTGCGGAATCCCCTGAAGCCGCATCCAGAATCGTTAGCAAACTCTTGCCGCAAACGGAGAACGAGGTCTACTGGGACATTCCCGGCCCCAACGTCGCCGCCGCAAAGCTGGCACGGTCACTCGGCTTCGAACCCGCCCGCGACCTGACTCGCATGTGGACCGGGAGCAAATTACTGCAGCCCGACATCAGTCTTCAGTACGCTCTGGCCGACCCTGGTACAGGATAA
- the queA gene encoding tRNA preQ1(34) S-adenosylmethionine ribosyltransferase-isomerase QueA: MQNSPAMVDPDPKNVDPDLDHIAAWQFELPPELIAARPTSQRDGGRLLVVRRQTGQIEHRQIVDLPNILQTGDRLVFNNTKVLPARLFGFRTSTGGRWEGLFLEQTDDKRWRITGQTRGRLLEDECLTIVQATEFSPSRTIDDYSAAETLQLRLVERCSDGSWLAEPDLNLQTLQLLEEFGTLPLPPYIGRKVADSADSERYQTVFASQTGAIAAPTAGLHFTPGLLSMCSARGISRSEVTLHVGIGTFRPVSTDRLSEHQMHSEWCRLTAESAADINTTKASGNNVVAVGTTSVRTLEASAAEVMSRDGSLVEWQGATNLFIQPGFRFRAVDQLLTNFHLPGSTLIVLVAALAGYDLTMEAYRKAVEEKYRFYSYGDAMLIL, translated from the coding sequence ATGCAGAATTCACCAGCGATGGTCGATCCCGACCCTAAGAATGTCGATCCCGATCTGGACCACATCGCCGCGTGGCAATTCGAATTGCCGCCGGAACTAATCGCCGCTCGACCGACTTCACAACGCGATGGCGGGCGGCTTCTGGTTGTGCGACGTCAAACTGGTCAGATTGAGCATCGGCAGATCGTCGATTTACCGAACATTCTGCAGACTGGCGACCGTCTTGTCTTCAACAATACGAAAGTTCTGCCCGCTCGTTTGTTCGGATTTCGAACTTCCACTGGCGGCCGCTGGGAAGGCCTGTTTCTGGAACAAACCGATGACAAACGCTGGCGAATCACGGGCCAGACGCGCGGTCGGCTGCTGGAAGACGAATGCCTGACGATTGTCCAGGCTACTGAATTCTCTCCGTCGCGAACCATCGACGATTACTCCGCAGCCGAGACGCTGCAATTGCGTCTGGTAGAACGCTGCAGTGACGGGAGTTGGTTGGCAGAACCGGATTTGAATTTGCAAACACTGCAACTGCTGGAAGAATTCGGCACTTTGCCGTTGCCGCCGTATATTGGTCGCAAAGTGGCGGACAGTGCGGACTCTGAACGTTACCAAACCGTATTCGCATCACAAACAGGGGCGATCGCGGCACCCACGGCGGGTTTACATTTCACGCCAGGCCTGTTGTCAATGTGTTCAGCCCGAGGGATCTCGCGCAGTGAAGTCACGCTGCATGTGGGGATCGGAACGTTTCGGCCGGTGAGTACCGATCGGCTTTCTGAACACCAGATGCATTCGGAATGGTGCCGCTTGACGGCCGAATCAGCTGCCGACATCAACACGACGAAAGCCAGCGGGAATAACGTGGTGGCCGTCGGCACGACCAGCGTAAGAACTCTTGAGGCGTCGGCAGCGGAAGTGATGTCGCGGGACGGTAGTCTGGTCGAATGGCAGGGGGCGACAAATTTATTTATTCAGCCGGGCTTTCGCTTTCGCGCCGTGGACCAACTCCTGACGAATTTTCATCTGCCGGGTTCAACCTTAATTGTTCTCGTCGCCGCTTTGGCTGGTTATGATCTAACCATGGAAGCTTATCGAAAAGCGGTCGAAGAAAAGTACCGTTTTTACAGCTATGGCGATGCTATGCTGATTCTCTAG
- a CDS encoding glycosyltransferase: protein MKDAELNASTRMFDSKPSITLCITELDVGGAEKAFVRIAIGLKNQGWSVRVISLRDAGVMAEDLNSAGIDVVALRGHSLADVRIFWRLWSQLKRFPTDVLLTFLYQANFYGRLAGRAAGIPTIVSGIRVADRRWIVTASDQMTKCWTKHYVAVSRHVADVHAKLCRIDADRITAIYNGVDAQPAPLPQAASAKKPVGRHVILFVGRLTTQKNPLLLLNAFRGLRPELQESAEVCLAGEGPLRPQLEQRIHRWQLSDRVRLLGQVSDVPALMRDATILAVPSNWEGLPNVILEAMAVGLPVVATAIDGVPEVLEDGVTGWLTPNGDAKAFSLAISEALTQPDARRSRSDAAQVVVTERFSWDTAISEYDQLLRRLRQI, encoded by the coding sequence ATGAAAGACGCGGAGCTTAACGCATCAACGCGGATGTTCGACTCCAAACCGTCGATCACTTTGTGCATCACGGAACTCGACGTCGGTGGCGCTGAGAAAGCGTTCGTTCGCATCGCGATTGGTCTTAAGAATCAAGGCTGGTCGGTGAGAGTGATCAGCCTGCGTGATGCGGGAGTCATGGCGGAGGACCTGAATTCGGCGGGAATTGACGTCGTCGCTCTTAGAGGCCACAGCCTCGCAGACGTCCGCATCTTTTGGCGGTTGTGGTCGCAGTTGAAGCGATTTCCGACGGACGTACTGCTGACATTTCTGTATCAGGCCAACTTTTACGGTCGCCTGGCCGGCCGTGCCGCCGGGATTCCCACAATCGTTTCGGGTATTCGAGTGGCCGATCGGCGGTGGATAGTGACGGCCAGCGACCAAATGACGAAATGTTGGACGAAGCACTACGTCGCCGTGAGCCGCCATGTTGCCGATGTGCATGCGAAGCTGTGTCGAATCGACGCTGACCGAATCACGGCAATCTACAACGGCGTCGATGCACAACCAGCACCTCTGCCTCAGGCCGCGTCTGCGAAGAAGCCGGTCGGCCGCCACGTGATTCTGTTCGTGGGGCGTTTGACCACGCAAAAGAACCCACTCCTACTGCTGAACGCGTTTCGCGGACTTCGCCCTGAACTTCAGGAATCCGCAGAAGTGTGTTTGGCGGGAGAAGGTCCGCTTCGACCTCAACTCGAACAGCGAATTCATCGGTGGCAGTTGAGTGATCGTGTTCGGCTGCTGGGACAGGTTTCCGACGTCCCAGCGCTGATGCGAGACGCGACGATTCTGGCCGTGCCTTCAAACTGGGAAGGTTTGCCAAACGTGATCCTCGAAGCGATGGCCGTGGGCCTGCCCGTCGTTGCGACCGCCATCGACGGAGTTCCGGAGGTTTTGGAAGATGGAGTGACCGGCTGGTTGACGCCTAACGGTGACGCAAAAGCATTTTCCCTCGCAATTTCCGAAGCTCTGACGCAGCCGGACGCTCGCCGCAGTCGGTCTGATGCTGCGCAAGTTGTTGTGACAGAACGTTTTAGCTGGGACACAGCGATTTCAGAATACGACCAGTTGCTCCGTCGGCTGAGACAGATTTGA
- a CDS encoding division/cell wall cluster transcriptional repressor MraZ, giving the protein MALTGTFERAIDDKLRLAIPKPLKDAFGVSGSDELFLAPGNEGSLSVYSADGFERFASQLAQVSPGRANVRNFLRLFYARAERVVMDKQNRIRIPERLMSHAGLQHEVVILGVNDHAEIWDAKTWEQFLNGHSEQYDDLTTEALDRAAFGPPMDG; this is encoded by the coding sequence ATGGCACTGACCGGAACTTTCGAACGAGCCATTGACGACAAGCTGCGGCTGGCGATTCCGAAACCCCTAAAAGACGCCTTTGGAGTATCAGGATCTGATGAATTGTTCCTTGCTCCGGGCAATGAAGGCAGTCTGTCTGTGTACTCCGCAGACGGATTCGAACGCTTTGCCAGCCAACTCGCCCAGGTTTCTCCGGGACGAGCCAATGTGCGAAATTTTCTGCGCTTGTTTTACGCACGTGCAGAACGAGTTGTGATGGATAAACAGAATCGAATTCGTATTCCGGAGCGGTTGATGTCGCACGCAGGGTTGCAGCATGAGGTTGTCATTCTGGGCGTCAACGACCATGCAGAAATTTGGGATGCGAAGACTTGGGAGCAGTTTCTAAACGGACATTCAGAGCAGTACGACGACTTGACAACGGAAGCACTCGATCGCGCTGCGTTCGGGCCGCCCATGGATGGGTAA
- a CDS encoding tetratricopeptide repeat protein: MAFVGSQVCATCHENEYASYLKTAHSRALAKVAPSAEPPDAEFIQQETGRTYSVYRKDGELRHREAIGVGDETLLLHDMPMKYVIGSGHYSRSYMAESHGFLLESPITWIASTNRWDMSPGYEHAGHAGFRRVTDFGCVVCHAGRVEPVQHNRFRLKIHEQSISCENCHGPGGQHVDYWKQPNSTSDGPDMTIVNFGQLTRQQSEMICSQCHLRGAATITVKDRSVSDYLPGMRLTDFRVDYRLKESGKAMKVTGHVEQMRLSACYQNSPEMSCTSCHDPHAPPTAGNRIDYFRNQCLNCHAEQGCALTETDRSKKDNNCVACHMPSSPTDIDHFAFTHHRVGIHDEAPPAPADDPIGDLVPITKIDHLPLQEQQRTLGLAYLEFAEKQPDDAAFDAYRSRSFQVLTELRRGGLQDVDLEEALARMHWETGRLPDAIQLAENAMAMTPDRIAERTNSLFVLAESHLRMGAIGKAVPHLEKLVRLRRVSEDWNLLAICRVQLGKPADAIAALEQSVEIDPYRIDTVQMLAELTQQHGTADDHQRWQKRLELLRQAAESPP; this comes from the coding sequence GTGGCCTTCGTTGGAAGCCAGGTATGCGCAACGTGCCATGAAAACGAATACGCGTCGTACTTAAAAACCGCTCATAGCCGAGCGTTGGCGAAGGTTGCCCCGTCGGCCGAACCACCAGATGCCGAATTTATTCAGCAGGAGACCGGTCGGACATATTCTGTGTACCGTAAAGATGGCGAGTTGCGACATCGGGAAGCGATCGGGGTCGGCGATGAGACGCTGCTGTTACACGACATGCCGATGAAGTACGTCATCGGCAGCGGCCATTATTCTCGCAGCTATATGGCTGAATCGCACGGTTTTCTGCTCGAATCACCGATTACGTGGATCGCATCGACAAACCGGTGGGACATGTCGCCAGGTTACGAACATGCGGGACACGCTGGCTTTCGCCGCGTTACCGATTTTGGTTGCGTTGTTTGCCACGCTGGGCGAGTCGAGCCGGTTCAGCACAATCGCTTCCGGCTGAAAATTCATGAACAGAGCATTAGTTGCGAAAACTGTCACGGTCCAGGTGGGCAACATGTGGACTACTGGAAGCAGCCGAACTCCACGTCTGACGGCCCGGACATGACAATTGTGAACTTCGGGCAACTGACTCGCCAACAGTCGGAAATGATATGTTCGCAGTGCCATCTGCGTGGCGCTGCAACAATTACAGTTAAAGACAGGTCGGTTTCCGACTATCTGCCAGGCATGCGGCTAACCGATTTTCGCGTGGACTATCGCCTGAAGGAATCGGGCAAGGCGATGAAGGTGACCGGGCATGTCGAACAAATGCGGCTGAGTGCGTGTTACCAGAATTCGCCGGAAATGAGCTGCACGTCATGCCACGATCCTCATGCTCCGCCGACGGCAGGCAACCGCATTGACTACTTTCGCAATCAATGCCTTAACTGCCACGCTGAACAGGGATGTGCATTGACCGAAACGGATCGGTCGAAAAAGGACAACAACTGCGTCGCGTGTCACATGCCTTCCAGCCCCACGGATATTGACCACTTCGCATTCACTCATCACCGCGTCGGCATCCATGATGAAGCGCCGCCAGCACCGGCCGACGACCCGATTGGCGATCTCGTACCGATTACGAAAATCGACCATCTGCCACTGCAAGAACAGCAACGAACACTTGGCCTTGCGTATCTGGAGTTCGCTGAAAAGCAACCTGACGACGCAGCGTTCGATGCGTACCGCAGTCGATCGTTCCAGGTGCTGACGGAACTTCGTCGCGGCGGTCTGCAGGATGTCGATCTGGAAGAAGCTTTGGCGCGGATGCACTGGGAAACGGGCAGGCTGCCTGATGCGATTCAGTTGGCCGAAAACGCGATGGCGATGACACCCGATCGCATCGCTGAACGCACAAATTCACTATTTGTGCTGGCAGAATCACATTTGCGAATGGGGGCAATTGGCAAGGCGGTCCCGCACCTCGAAAAGTTAGTGAGGCTGCGCAGAGTTTCTGAAGACTGGAATTTACTGGCGATCTGCCGCGTGCAGTTGGGCAAACCTGCTGATGCCATCGCGGCTTTGGAACAGTCTGTCGAGATCGATCCTTACCGGATCGACACAGTTCAAATGCTGGCTGAGTTGACGCAACAGCATGGTACGGCGGACGACCACCAGCGTTGGCAAAAGCGGCTGGAACTATTAAGGCAAGCGGCAGAATCGCCACCCTAA
- a CDS encoding class I SAM-dependent methyltransferase, with amino-acid sequence MTYAVDCYDHPQYWDLAFGEDTKLEADFIVAAAKKYCDFEPQRLLEPGCGGGRLLLELASRGYLVEGWDLSEAAVQYANQQLAKQNLQGQAAVADMQNATPTEPADVAYCLVNTFRHLLTEESAIAHLKTVAAALRPGGLYIVGMHMLPPDADEDDEEEWAVEVDDVTIEIKLDVTFCCRRTRRETLRFEMIVKDSAGRPQHEFQTDYDMRLYEAEEARSLFEKVGDFELLDVYDFWYDIDEPLELSDELGDTVFVLRRK; translated from the coding sequence ATGACCTACGCTGTCGACTGCTACGACCATCCACAGTACTGGGACCTGGCTTTTGGTGAAGACACGAAGCTGGAAGCGGACTTCATTGTGGCCGCCGCAAAGAAATACTGCGACTTTGAACCTCAACGATTGCTGGAACCGGGCTGCGGTGGCGGCCGATTGCTGCTCGAACTGGCCAGTCGAGGCTACCTTGTCGAGGGCTGGGATTTGTCCGAAGCGGCCGTGCAATACGCGAATCAGCAGCTCGCAAAACAAAACCTGCAAGGCCAGGCTGCTGTGGCCGACATGCAGAACGCCACACCGACGGAACCTGCCGACGTCGCCTATTGTTTGGTGAACACTTTTCGTCATTTACTGACGGAAGAGAGTGCGATCGCTCACCTAAAAACCGTTGCTGCCGCATTGCGGCCGGGCGGCCTGTACATTGTCGGGATGCATATGCTGCCGCCTGATGCCGATGAAGACGACGAAGAAGAATGGGCGGTAGAAGTCGACGACGTGACGATCGAAATCAAGCTGGACGTCACGTTCTGCTGCCGACGCACGCGGCGCGAAACGCTTCGGTTCGAAATGATCGTGAAGGACTCAGCCGGCCGTCCGCAACACGAATTTCAGACCGACTACGACATGCGGCTTTACGAAGCAGAGGAAGCAAGAAGCCTGTTCGAAAAAGTTGGCGACTTTGAACTGCTGGATGTCTACGACTTCTGGTACGACATCGACGAGCCGCTGGAACTGTCGGACGAACTGGGCGACACAGTGTTCGTTCTCCGCCGAAAGTAG